A region of the Pseudomonas asiatica genome:
GCAGTTCGATGCGCTGGCCGTCGACGCCATGCACTTCCAGCCACGAATCGATGTGCAAACCTTTCGGGCTGCCGAACCAGGCCTGGCGCAACTGCGGGTAGGCCTGTTCGAAGGTGTCGGCCATGGCGAACACCACATCGTGAACTTCGATCTTGGCGCCGGGGTGGCGGCCTCCGAGCATGACGACGTAAAGCATGGGCGGTCCTTTGCATGGTGGATGTAAAAGTGCGGCATTGTACTGCCAGAAGCGGATGCCGCTTTCATGGAACTGCACAGGACTCATTGAATTAGCAGGGCCCCTGTGGGAGCGGCTTTAGCCGCGAACACCGGCGCAGCCGGTGCCAGGCACTGTGTTGGATTCTTCGCGGCTAAAGCCGCTCCCACAGGGTACGCGTACCGTTTGCGAATTCAGTTCTCTGCGCAACAGCTCCGGCCTGACAGTTGCTCCACCAGAAAATCCACGAACACCCGCACCCGCGCCGGCATCGCCGGGCCGCCGACGAACACCGCATGGATCGGCTCGCGATCACCCGGGTTGTACGCCTCCAGCAACGGCACCAGCTGCCCGTTGGCCAGGTCGTCGGCCACGGTAAAGGTACCGATGCGCGCCACGCCGGCGCCGAGCCTGGCCAACTGCGCCAAGGCCTCGCCGCTGCTGCATTCGATACTGCCCGTCACCTTCAATGAAAATGCCTGCCCGTCGCGGCGGAACGGCCAGTCGGGCGCGGCGCGGCGGAAGTTGAAGCGCAGGCAGTTGTGCCGGGCCAGGTCTTCCGGCACAAGCGGCGTACCGCAGCGCGCCAGGTACTCGGGCGAGGCGACGATCACCTGGCCGGTTTCGCCAATGGCGCGGGCGCTCAACGAACTGTCCGGCAGGTGGCCGAAGCGCAGCGCCACGTCGGCCTGGCCGCCAAGAATGTCGGCCACTTCGTCGCTGAGGGTAAGGTCGACCAGCACCTGCGGGTAGCGCGCGCTGAACGCCGCCAGCAACGGCACCACGGTCAAGCGGCCATGGCCCAGTGCTGCGCTGACCCGCAAGCGCCCGCGTGGCACGCCCTGGTCGGTGATGGCCTCTTCCACTTCGAGCATGTCGGCCAGCACCCGCCGTGCACCACGCAGGTACGCTTCGCCTTCGGGCGTGAGGGTGATCGCCCGGGTGGTGCGCAGCAGCAGGCGGGTGCCCAGGCGCTGTTCGGTGCGCGCGAGGATGCGGCTCACCGCCGAAGGCGTCAGGCCCAGCGCCCGAGCGGCTGCGGACAGGCTGCCCTCGTGGGCCACCTTGGCAAATATTTCCATCTCTCCGGATCTTCCACTGAAGTCCATTTGTGCCTCTTCAGCAAAGGTGGTTCGCAAAAATGCAGTCTAGTGCGGCTCGCCTTCGGATCGTAGCATTTGCAGCACAGATAAGGAGCTTGCCATGCGTATCAATCCACCTCTTGTCGCACTCGCCATCGGTGCCTTCGGCATCGGGGTCACCGAGTTTGCCCCCATGGGCATGTTGCCCAGCATCGCCACCGACCTTGGCGTCTCCATCCCCGCAGCCGGGCTGTTGGTCAGTGCCTATGCGATCGGTGTGCTTATCGGTGCACCGCTGATGACCCTGGCCACGGTGAAGATCCCGCGGCGTTACCTGCTGATCGGGTTGTTGGCCATCTTCACCCTCGGCAACCTGATGTCGGCCCTGGCCAGCGACTATGCCAGCCTGCTGGTCGCCCGTGTGGTCACCTCGCTGAACCACGGTGCGTTCTTCGGCATCGGCTCTATCGTCGCGGCCAGCGTGGTGCCGCCCGAGAAGCGCGCCGGGGCCGTGGCCGCCATGTTCATGGGGTTGACCCTGGCCACCATCGGCGGAGTGCCGCTGGCGACCTGGTTCGGTGAAATGCTGGGCTGGCGCACGGCATTCTGGGGCATCGCCGGGCTCGGGCTGGTGGCAATGACCACCCTCTGGTACGCGCTGCCCAATGTGCCGTCGCCCAAGGGTGGCGGGGCCATGGCCGAAATCCGCGTGCTGGGCCGCGGGCCGGTGCTGGCGGCACTGCTGCTGACCGTGGTGGGCTCCAGTGCGATGTTCACGGTATTCACCTACATCGCGCCGATCCTGCAGAGCGAGGCGGCAGCGTCCACCACCTTCGTCACGGCCATGCTGGTGTTGTTCGGTGTCGGCCTGACCTTGGGCAACGTGTGGGGTGGCAAGGCGGCGGACCGCTCGATCGACCGTACCCTGATGCTGTCGCTGGCCGTGCTGATTGCGGTGTTGCTGGTGTTCCCGCTGGTGATGGACTGGCCGCTGCCGACTGCGCTGGCGATCCTGGTATGGGGCGCTGCCAGCTTTGCCCTGGTGCCGCCGCTGCAGATGCGGGTGATGGAGGCGGCCAAGGATGCGCCCAACCTGGCGTCGGCGGTGAACATCGGGGCGTTCAACCTGGGTAACGCGATTGGTGCGGCGCTGGGTGGGGCGGTGATCAATGCCGGGCTGGGGTATTCGGCGGTTTCCCTGGCGGGGGCGGCGATGGCGGCGGTTGGGTTGGTGATGGTATTGATGTTTGCCTGGCGTGGGCGGGCGGTGGCATTGGGGGATCGGGCAGCGGTGTAAGGGCTTGAGATCCTGGGGGCGCTTTGCGCCCCTTTCGCGACGCAAGGCCGCTCCCACAGGGAAGGCGCTGGCAGTACTTGTGGGAGCGGCCTTGTGTCGCGATGGGCTGCAAAGCAGCCCCACGGTCTTGCCCCGGTCGTCAATCTGTTGCCATCACGGCGTACCGTTACGGCCATGCAGGTGATAGGCCGGGCGCTCGCTCAGCCGCTCGTAATAATCGCGCACGGCCGGCAGGTGCGGGTGCTCGAACGGCGTTTCGAACCAGCGGTTGACCGACAGGCCAATGGGGATGTCGGCCAAGGTGAACTGGCTGCCGGCCACATAGGCACCGGTGCTTGCCAGCTGGCGGTCGAGAATGTGCATGTAGCGCGCCCAGTCCGCGCAGCCGGCGGCCAGGGCCTGTGGGTCCTGGTGGGCGGGCGAGTGCCTGACCAGCGACATGAACGCGTAGCTCCAGGAACGGTTGAGGTCCGAGGCCTGCCAGTCGATCCACTGGTCGATCCTGGCCCGCGCCTGCGCCTCGCCCGGGTAGAACGCGGTGGCGCCATAGCGCGTGGCCAGGTAGCGGATGATGCTGTTGGACTCCCACAGGGTGAAGTCACCATCCTGGATCACCGGGATCATGGCGTTGGGGTTCAACGCAAGGAACTCGGCGCTGTCCGTGGGCTTGAAGCCCGCCCCCCAGTCTTCGCGCTCGAACGCGACCTCGAACTCGGCGCAGGCCCACAGGACTTTTCGTACATTGATGGAGGAGGCTCTGCCCAGTATCCGTAGCATGGTGTTCATCCTTGTGGGGGGAGATTGATCGTCCGTCACTGCCGGTTGCCGGTCAAGAGCCTGAGTGGTGGTGGAGCATCCCCTTTGTAGGTTCCTTGTAGTCCATTTCCGAAAGTAAGCCTTTCCACCCCCAAGGTTATTGTGGCGGGGCAGGCAGCGCCCTAGTCTCGGCACGCTCGTAACCCCGAGGAATGGACATGGACAAAGACACTCCGAAAGAAAGCAGCAACCTCAATGTAGTGCGTGCAGCGGGCCGTTTTGGCAACGGCGGCGCCGAACTGGTGCAGATGAACGCGCAGCTGCCAATGCGTACGGCGCTGATGGAGGCCTCGAGCATCATGGGCTGCATTACCGAACTCACCCGCAAGGCCATCGACCGGCCCGGTGACCGCAAGGCGATGATGCAGGCCACGTATTACCTGGCAGGCATGGCCAAGGCGCTGATCGACGGCCAGTTGCAGCAGTTGCGCCA
Encoded here:
- a CDS encoding MFS transporter is translated as MRINPPLVALAIGAFGIGVTEFAPMGMLPSIATDLGVSIPAAGLLVSAYAIGVLIGAPLMTLATVKIPRRYLLIGLLAIFTLGNLMSALASDYASLLVARVVTSLNHGAFFGIGSIVAASVVPPEKRAGAVAAMFMGLTLATIGGVPLATWFGEMLGWRTAFWGIAGLGLVAMTTLWYALPNVPSPKGGGAMAEIRVLGRGPVLAALLLTVVGSSAMFTVFTYIAPILQSEAAASTTFVTAMLVLFGVGLTLGNVWGGKAADRSIDRTLMLSLAVLIAVLLVFPLVMDWPLPTALAILVWGAASFALVPPLQMRVMEAAKDAPNLASAVNIGAFNLGNAIGAALGGAVINAGLGYSAVSLAGAAMAAVGLVMVLMFAWRGRAVALGDRAAV
- a CDS encoding DUF3077 domain-containing protein, producing the protein MDKDTPKESSNLNVVRAAGRFGNGGAELVQMNAQLPMRTALMEASSIMGCITELTRKAIDRPGDRKAMMQATYYLAGMAKALIDGQLQQLRQARGGEQEP
- a CDS encoding LysR substrate-binding domain-containing protein, giving the protein MDFSGRSGEMEIFAKVAHEGSLSAAARALGLTPSAVSRILARTEQRLGTRLLLRTTRAITLTPEGEAYLRGARRVLADMLEVEEAITDQGVPRGRLRVSAALGHGRLTVVPLLAAFSARYPQVLVDLTLSDEVADILGGQADVALRFGHLPDSSLSARAIGETGQVIVASPEYLARCGTPLVPEDLARHNCLRFNFRRAAPDWPFRRDGQAFSLKVTGSIECSSGEALAQLARLGAGVARIGTFTVADDLANGQLVPLLEAYNPGDREPIHAVFVGGPAMPARVRVFVDFLVEQLSGRSCCAEN
- a CDS encoding glutathione S-transferase family protein, with translation MLRILGRASSINVRKVLWACAEFEVAFEREDWGAGFKPTDSAEFLALNPNAMIPVIQDGDFTLWESNSIIRYLATRYGATAFYPGEAQARARIDQWIDWQASDLNRSWSYAFMSLVRHSPAHQDPQALAAGCADWARYMHILDRQLASTGAYVAGSQFTLADIPIGLSVNRWFETPFEHPHLPAVRDYYERLSERPAYHLHGRNGTP